One genomic window of Sphingobacterium oryzagri includes the following:
- the panB gene encoding 3-methyl-2-oxobutanoate hydroxymethyltransferase yields the protein MSVNKIIKRVTTNTILGMKQKGEKISMLTAYDFSTARALDEAGLDILLVGDSAANVFAGYETTLPITLDHMIYHASAVARGTKRALVLVDLPFGEYQGTAEDAFKAAVRMMKESGAHALKLEGGIEIAENIKKIIDAGIPVCGHLGLTPQAINKFGTFGVRAQEEAEAQKLKADALVLQEIGCFAIVLEKIPAKLAEEVSASLAIPTVGIGAGSGCDGQVLVVNDMLGFTKDFKPKFLRQYMQLYSSVVEAASQYAADVKSGNYPNEQEQY from the coding sequence ATGTCAGTAAATAAAATAATCAAACGCGTGACCACAAACACCATTCTAGGCATGAAACAGAAAGGTGAGAAAATAAGTATGTTAACGGCTTACGACTTTTCAACGGCCAGAGCGCTAGACGAGGCAGGGTTAGATATTTTATTGGTTGGCGACTCGGCAGCCAATGTTTTTGCTGGTTACGAGACCACATTACCGATCACCCTGGACCACATGATCTATCACGCTAGCGCGGTGGCACGTGGTACCAAGCGTGCGTTGGTATTAGTTGATCTTCCTTTTGGTGAATACCAGGGAACGGCCGAAGATGCTTTCAAAGCGGCTGTACGCATGATGAAAGAATCTGGCGCACACGCCCTAAAGCTGGAAGGCGGCATAGAAATAGCCGAAAACATCAAAAAGATTATTGATGCCGGCATTCCGGTATGTGGCCATCTCGGCTTAACACCACAGGCCATCAATAAATTTGGTACGTTTGGCGTTCGTGCACAGGAAGAAGCCGAAGCCCAAAAACTCAAAGCCGATGCGCTAGTCTTGCAAGAGATCGGTTGTTTTGCGATTGTTCTGGAAAAAATTCCAGCAAAGCTGGCCGAAGAAGTTTCAGCATCGCTGGCTATTCCCACAGTGGGTATCGGTGCAGGCAGTGGATGTGATGGACAGGTATTGGTGGTAAACGATATGCTGGGTTTCACCAAAGATTTCAAACCCAAGTTTTTGCGCCAGTATATGCAACTGTATAGCAGCGTCGTTGAAGCCGCCAGCCAGTATGCCGCTGATGTAAAATCGGGGAATTATCCCAACGAACAAGAACAATATTAA
- a CDS encoding RluA family pseudouridine synthase yields MQENESRLFKFPKFQDLIIFEDDNLIVINKPPFVASLDDRSGGEVNILRLAKKYHADAQVCHRLDKDTSGILLIAKNPETYRLVSIEFERRRVNKVYHAIIGGTHTFDNLLVDLPILNQGNKNVSIDRANGKAAETIFNSMMYFKHFTLVECKPITGRMHQIRIHLATQHAAIVGDAMYRGKPVFLSQIKKRGFTMAKDQEELPIMKRFALHARYVNFQIDGKDYAFEAPYPKDFATLLKLLEKFDR; encoded by the coding sequence ATGCAGGAAAACGAAAGTCGTTTATTTAAATTCCCGAAATTTCAGGACCTAATCATTTTTGAAGATGATAATTTAATCGTGATCAACAAGCCACCTTTTGTGGCTTCGTTAGACGATCGTAGTGGTGGTGAAGTAAACATTCTCCGATTGGCAAAAAAATATCATGCCGACGCCCAGGTTTGTCACCGCCTTGATAAAGATACCTCTGGTATTTTGTTAATCGCTAAAAATCCCGAAACCTATCGTTTGGTTTCGATTGAATTTGAACGCAGACGCGTTAATAAGGTGTATCACGCTATTATTGGCGGTACACATACGTTTGATAATCTATTAGTTGATCTGCCTATACTTAACCAAGGCAACAAGAATGTATCTATTGACCGGGCGAATGGTAAGGCTGCTGAAACGATATTTAATTCGATGATGTATTTTAAACATTTCACCTTGGTGGAGTGTAAGCCTATTACCGGACGTATGCACCAGATTCGGATTCACTTGGCCACACAACATGCGGCGATTGTAGGCGATGCGATGTATCGGGGCAAGCCTGTTTTCCTCTCGCAGATTAAAAAGCGCGGCTTTACGATGGCCAAAGATCAAGAGGAACTGCCTATCATGAAGCGTTTTGCGCTACACGCGCGCTATGTAAACTTTCAAATAGATGGCAAAGATTACGCTTTTGAAGCGCCATATCCGAAAGATTTTGCAACCTTATTGAAATTGTTAGAAAAATTTGATCGTTAA
- a CDS encoding TlpA family protein disulfide reductase encodes MKDRKKFWRVVTNVVFALLVIALLVPASRFWISGQLMKIGFFKPSLETSEDSTAARDTVAASLPTHVSFTNEGGEVLSTKDLAGKVVFINFWATWCPPCKAEMPSIQQLKDKFKDNEEVVFMLVEIDGEATKAREFMKQGKMDLPIYFPASEIPSTWLGQSIPTTVILDKAGNVAAHREGMADYSRKEVFEFITNLTKK; translated from the coding sequence ATGAAAGATAGAAAGAAGTTTTGGCGTGTGGTGACGAATGTGGTTTTTGCCCTGCTGGTGATTGCCTTGTTGGTGCCGGCAAGCCGTTTCTGGATCAGTGGGCAGCTCATGAAAATCGGTTTTTTTAAACCCAGTCTGGAAACGTCGGAAGATAGTACCGCTGCGCGCGATACGGTTGCAGCCTCACTGCCTACGCATGTTTCGTTTACAAACGAAGGTGGCGAGGTGCTGTCGACCAAAGATTTAGCAGGTAAAGTCGTATTTATCAACTTTTGGGCTACTTGGTGCCCACCTTGTAAGGCCGAGATGCCATCGATTCAACAATTGAAAGATAAGTTTAAGGATAACGAAGAGGTCGTTTTTATGTTGGTCGAGATTGATGGCGAAGCTACCAAAGCACGCGAATTTATGAAGCAGGGCAAGATGGATCTGCCGATTTATTTCCCGGCGAGTGAAATTCCAAGTACGTGGTTGGGTCAATCTATACCGACAACCGTAATTTTAGACAAGGCCGGCAATGTTGCTGCACATCGCGAGGGGATGGCTGACTATTCGCGTAAAGAAGTTTTTGAGTTTATTACCAACCTAACCAAGAAATAA
- the pyrF gene encoding orotidine-5'-phosphate decarboxylase, producing the protein MTRAELVREIKAKKSFLCVGLDTDIDKIPQHLLDEEDPIFSFNKAIIKATEDLCVAYKPNIAFYESYGAKGWVSLQRTWEALPKNCFSIADAKRGDIGNTSTRYAHAFFNQAVSGLGFDSITIAPYMGADSVIPFLDMPEKWAIVLALTSNVGSADFQNLTDSAGEQLFETVLKKVASWGRVDNTMFVVGATRGEALLQVRKHVPDHFLLVPGVGAQGGSLQDVCRYGMNSDCGLLVNSTRGIIYASNGRDFAERARAEALILQQEMAAELERFGIV; encoded by the coding sequence ATGACAAGAGCGGAGCTTGTTCGCGAAATCAAAGCTAAGAAGAGCTTTTTATGTGTCGGCCTAGATACCGATATCGATAAAATTCCCCAGCACTTGCTGGATGAGGAAGACCCCATATTTTCATTTAACAAGGCGATTATTAAAGCTACAGAAGACCTCTGTGTGGCTTATAAGCCTAATATTGCTTTCTATGAAAGCTACGGTGCGAAAGGCTGGGTATCGCTTCAGCGGACCTGGGAAGCGCTGCCAAAAAACTGTTTCAGTATAGCGGATGCCAAACGTGGTGATATTGGTAATACATCCACCCGGTATGCACATGCTTTTTTTAATCAAGCGGTTTCCGGTTTAGGTTTCGATTCGATCACTATTGCGCCTTACATGGGTGCAGATTCGGTAATTCCATTTTTGGATATGCCTGAGAAATGGGCTATTGTACTTGCTTTAACATCCAATGTGGGCAGTGCGGATTTTCAGAACTTGACAGACAGCGCAGGCGAACAGCTTTTTGAAACGGTGTTAAAAAAAGTGGCCAGCTGGGGGCGCGTTGATAATACGATGTTTGTCGTGGGCGCTACACGTGGCGAGGCATTATTGCAGGTACGCAAACATGTGCCCGATCATTTTCTACTGGTGCCCGGCGTAGGCGCACAAGGTGGATCGCTGCAAGACGTTTGCCGCTATGGCATGAACAGCGACTGCGGCTTATTGGTGAATAGCACGCGGGGTATTATTTATGCTTCCAACGGACGTGATTTTGCTGAGCGTGCGCGAGCGGAGGCGTTGATTCTCCAACAGGAAATGGCAGCAGAACTGGAACGTTTCGGTATCGTTTAA
- a CDS encoding acyloxyacyl hydrolase: protein MKKILYSIVGVSLLGYTPLFGQIDTLVQSKATKNPLIIELEVENGGILASKEARETAFQSAYYNGVNLKVGWRIQKSDDQYFALYNNPIYGVGLYSSTFNTDIIGSPYAIYGFVQTPFGNLANKRWAFDYRIGLGISGNFNPYDEETNPLNQVIGAKNNVFIDFGLRTQYKLSPKWRAGLGLAFHHFSNGAMRLPNSGVNLIPLTASITYQPHAETVLPDKRDIRSYERNIYYHINYGIGWKQLERDIDTRFLKTTLSAYASAHVSHKWRMGGGLDLFYSESGNSDQIAGDKSGTLSAKLSYGPSFYLAHVLNRNLVLNGNVGYYLHKQYFNGEITRIFLRAGARYYVYKNINAGVSIKAHKGKADFIEWTVGYTFNRNRR from the coding sequence TTGAAAAAAATTTTATACAGCATCGTGGGTGTGTCTTTGCTCGGATACACGCCACTTTTTGGACAAATAGATACGCTTGTTCAGTCCAAAGCCACGAAAAACCCATTGATTATTGAGCTCGAGGTAGAAAATGGCGGCATATTGGCGTCTAAGGAAGCACGCGAAACAGCCTTTCAAAGTGCTTATTATAATGGAGTAAACTTGAAAGTGGGCTGGCGGATACAAAAATCTGACGATCAATATTTTGCTTTATACAATAACCCGATATACGGTGTGGGTTTATATAGCAGCACCTTTAACACTGATATTATTGGCAGCCCTTATGCAATTTATGGATTTGTGCAAACGCCTTTTGGCAACCTTGCCAATAAACGATGGGCATTTGACTACCGTATCGGTCTGGGGATATCAGGAAACTTCAACCCTTATGATGAAGAAACAAATCCGCTAAATCAGGTAATAGGTGCCAAAAATAACGTATTTATCGATTTTGGCTTGCGCACCCAATATAAATTAAGCCCCAAGTGGCGCGCAGGACTAGGTTTGGCCTTTCACCATTTTTCAAATGGTGCGATGCGGCTTCCGAATAGCGGCGTAAACTTGATTCCGTTAACGGCCTCTATCACCTATCAACCGCATGCAGAGACGGTACTTCCTGACAAACGAGATATAAGGTCTTATGAGCGCAACATCTATTACCACATTAACTACGGCATCGGCTGGAAGCAACTGGAACGTGACATCGATACCCGCTTTTTAAAGACAACTTTAAGCGCCTACGCCAGTGCCCACGTCTCGCATAAATGGCGTATGGGTGGCGGTTTAGATTTGTTTTACTCCGAGTCTGGAAATAGCGACCAGATCGCTGGTGATAAAAGCGGCACGTTAAGCGCGAAGCTATCTTACGGTCCATCTTTCTATCTTGCGCACGTCTTAAACCGTAACCTCGTCTTAAATGGAAACGTCGGTTATTACCTACACAAGCAATATTTTAATGGGGAGATTACCCGCATATTCTTGCGTGCAGGGGCACGTTACTATGTCTATAAGAATATTAATGCCGGTGTGTCTATCAAAGCGCACAAAGGTAAAGCAGATTTTATTGAGTGGACCGTCGGGTATACATTTAACCGGAATAGACGTTAA
- the treZ gene encoding malto-oligosyltrehalose trehalohydrolase, which translates to MMTSMNTTGIKQLGVRLVDGKSNLTVWAPDAEEVSCKIVPTGKSLPLNADTFGYWHGETDVLQAGDAYYFCIDGKDYPDPASLAQLEGVHGPSALVDLQYPWTDGAYKPTAMREWIIYELHVGTFTDQHTFKGVIEKLPQLKALGINAIEIMPVAQFPGDRNWGYDGVFPFAVQHSYGGAKGLQDLVNACHEQDIAVILDVVYNHLGPEGNYLPSYGPYFTDKYGTPWGKAINFDDAGSYGVRDFVLANVRMWFEDFHIDGLRMDAVHAIKDFSPTHMLQEIRQLTDEIIAERQQQHYLIAECDLNDRRYIETLEAHGFGMDAQWLDEFHHALRVAVGEERTGYYKEFTGLPHFAKALEKAYVFDGNFSKHRQKFFGTSADGLLGEQFVVFSQNHDQVGNRMLGERSSTLFSPNIQRLLAFAVLISPFTPMLFMGEEWGTTKPFPYFVSHGDEQLIEAVREGRKKEFAEFHREGTPPDPQAESTFLDAVLDWDEQNKLTHRQLLSFYQALIALRKDLLSKGLLTREQLHVQSLDEQQSLLLQLDNEASDEIVCLLNFSEEEQVYSDVLEGDWTVQFHTEATDWGGSLNSTTANALEEIKLPACSAVVFAKTSG; encoded by the coding sequence ATGATGACATCCATGAACACAACAGGAATTAAACAGCTCGGTGTGCGTCTGGTCGATGGAAAAAGCAACCTCACCGTATGGGCGCCAGACGCCGAGGAAGTTTCTTGCAAAATAGTGCCTACCGGCAAATCGCTACCACTTAACGCCGATACCTTTGGGTATTGGCATGGCGAGACGGATGTACTTCAAGCGGGCGACGCATATTACTTTTGCATAGACGGCAAAGATTATCCCGATCCGGCTTCGTTAGCACAGCTAGAAGGCGTGCATGGGCCGTCAGCGCTGGTCGATCTGCAATATCCGTGGACCGACGGCGCCTATAAGCCTACGGCTATGCGCGAGTGGATTATCTACGAACTGCATGTCGGTACGTTTACCGATCAGCATACATTTAAGGGCGTCATCGAAAAGCTTCCTCAGCTCAAGGCGCTCGGCATCAACGCTATCGAGATTATGCCGGTTGCACAATTTCCAGGTGATAGAAATTGGGGTTACGATGGTGTTTTTCCCTTTGCTGTGCAACACAGTTATGGTGGCGCAAAAGGACTCCAAGATCTGGTTAATGCCTGCCACGAGCAAGATATCGCCGTGATATTAGATGTGGTGTATAACCACTTAGGCCCGGAAGGCAATTATTTGCCTAGCTACGGTCCTTACTTCACCGACAAATATGGAACGCCGTGGGGCAAGGCGATTAATTTTGACGATGCAGGCAGCTATGGCGTTCGCGACTTTGTCCTGGCCAACGTGCGAATGTGGTTTGAAGATTTTCATATCGATGGCCTACGCATGGATGCTGTGCATGCCATCAAAGATTTCAGTCCGACGCATATGTTGCAGGAAATTCGGCAGCTGACAGATGAAATTATCGCCGAGCGACAGCAGCAACATTACCTTATTGCAGAGTGCGATCTTAACGACCGTCGTTACATAGAAACATTAGAAGCGCATGGATTCGGGATGGATGCCCAATGGCTCGACGAGTTTCACCATGCGCTCCGTGTTGCTGTGGGCGAAGAGCGAACGGGCTACTACAAAGAGTTTACAGGCTTACCCCATTTTGCCAAAGCATTGGAGAAAGCTTATGTATTTGATGGAAATTTTTCTAAACACCGTCAAAAATTCTTCGGCACATCAGCAGATGGACTTTTGGGCGAGCAGTTTGTGGTCTTCTCACAAAACCACGATCAAGTGGGCAATCGTATGCTAGGCGAGCGCAGCAGCACCTTATTTTCGCCAAATATACAGCGACTGTTAGCTTTTGCGGTATTGATCTCGCCTTTTACGCCCATGCTTTTTATGGGTGAAGAATGGGGAACAACGAAGCCCTTTCCTTACTTTGTAAGCCATGGTGATGAGCAGCTTATCGAAGCGGTTAGAGAAGGAAGAAAAAAAGAATTTGCAGAATTTCATCGTGAAGGCACGCCGCCAGACCCACAGGCCGAAAGCACTTTCTTAGATGCCGTGCTAGACTGGGACGAGCAAAATAAGCTGACCCATAGGCAACTGTTGTCTTTTTACCAAGCATTAATCGCTTTACGAAAAGACTTGTTAAGCAAAGGCTTACTAACGCGCGAGCAACTGCATGTGCAATCACTGGATGAACAACAGTCTTTGCTGCTGCAACTCGATAACGAGGCTAGTGACGAGATTGTTTGCTTATTAAATTTTTCTGAAGAAGAACAGGTTTACAGTGACGTATTGGAAGGTGACTGGACAGTCCAATTTCATACCGAGGCGACCGATTGGGGCGGTTCGTTGAATTCTACAACAGCCAATGCGCTGGAGGAAATTAAGCTTCCGGCATGTAGTGCTGTTGTCTTTGCAAAAACATCAGGATAA
- the glgX gene encoding glycogen debranching protein GlgX, with product MDTKVFAGSPYPLGATYDGKGVNFSIYAENAEGVDLCFFNQTDDPAESLKIRIRERTHQVWHVYVPDIHPGQLYGYRVYGPYEPQNGHRFNPHKLLIDPYAKAIAGTLQWNDALFGYKLGSPDDDLSFSEIDSAPFIPKCVVVDNAFDWEDDKPLRIPLHKSIIYETHVKGFTELHPDIPEDIRGTYSALAHPVTIDYLKELGITAIELMPIHHFITDRHLKDNDLTNYWGYNTIGFFAPDVRYAGQGIQGQQVQEFKEMVKALHKAGIEVILDVVYNHTGEGNQMGPTLSFRGIDNAAYYRLAEDPRYYMDFTGTGNTLNARLPSVLRLIMDSLRYWIQEMHVDGFRFDLASALARELHEVDKLSSFFDVIHQDPIISQAKLIAEPWDIGEGGYQVGKFPSGWAEWNGKYRDCIRDYWIGADSMLGEFAERLTGSSDLYLDDYRKPTASINFITAHDGFTLNDLVSYNEKHNEANFEDNNDGESHNRSWNCGVEGPTDDEEINALRSRQKRNLLATLFLSQGVPMIVAGDEYGRTQQGNNNAYCQDNEISWLDWASKDESLLQFTKQLIAFRKEHPTFCRRKWFQGMPIKGVGLEDIAWFLPEGNEMEDSHWQHDFARSLAVFLNGQGIRSLSDDGTKIIDNSFYIMFNAYWEPITYKLPHKKYSKQWVKMLDTNLDVIEAHETYDPETEVLVQPRSIVLLMSTEKPSN from the coding sequence ATGGACACTAAAGTATTTGCCGGATCGCCTTATCCATTAGGGGCAACGTATGATGGAAAAGGCGTGAACTTTTCTATCTACGCAGAAAATGCAGAAGGCGTTGACCTTTGCTTTTTTAATCAAACAGACGACCCTGCCGAAAGTCTCAAAATTCGAATCCGAGAGCGCACACACCAAGTATGGCATGTCTATGTTCCCGATATTCACCCCGGCCAATTGTATGGTTATCGTGTCTACGGACCGTATGAACCGCAAAATGGTCATCGTTTCAACCCGCATAAATTGTTGATTGATCCTTATGCGAAAGCTATCGCCGGAACCCTGCAATGGAATGACGCGCTATTTGGCTACAAGTTGGGCAGTCCGGATGATGATCTCAGCTTTAGCGAAATCGATAGTGCACCGTTCATCCCGAAATGTGTGGTGGTCGATAATGCTTTTGACTGGGAAGATGACAAGCCATTGCGCATCCCGCTTCACAAGAGCATTATTTATGAAACACATGTTAAAGGATTCACGGAGCTGCATCCCGATATTCCGGAAGACATTCGCGGCACCTACTCTGCGCTGGCACATCCGGTAACGATTGATTATTTAAAAGAACTAGGCATTACAGCGATTGAACTGATGCCTATCCATCACTTTATTACCGATAGACACCTGAAAGACAACGACTTAACAAATTACTGGGGCTACAATACGATCGGCTTTTTTGCACCTGATGTACGTTATGCCGGTCAAGGTATTCAAGGGCAGCAAGTGCAGGAATTTAAAGAAATGGTCAAAGCCCTGCACAAAGCAGGTATAGAGGTGATTTTAGATGTGGTGTATAACCACACAGGCGAAGGAAACCAAATGGGGCCTACCCTATCGTTTCGTGGTATCGACAATGCTGCATACTATCGCCTTGCAGAAGATCCACGCTATTACATGGATTTTACCGGAACGGGCAACACACTTAATGCGCGATTACCGAGTGTACTTCGCCTCATCATGGATAGCTTGCGGTATTGGATTCAGGAAATGCACGTCGACGGATTTCGTTTCGATCTTGCTTCCGCGCTTGCGCGCGAGCTACATGAAGTGGATAAATTAAGTTCCTTTTTTGACGTCATTCACCAGGATCCGATTATTTCGCAGGCAAAACTTATTGCGGAGCCTTGGGATATTGGCGAAGGCGGCTACCAGGTTGGTAAATTCCCGTCGGGCTGGGCCGAGTGGAATGGCAAATACCGCGACTGCATTCGCGACTACTGGATTGGAGCTGATAGTATGCTGGGCGAATTTGCGGAACGCCTGACCGGCTCGTCTGATCTCTATCTTGACGACTACCGCAAACCGACGGCCAGTATCAATTTCATTACCGCGCACGATGGTTTTACTTTAAATGACCTGGTTTCGTACAATGAAAAACACAATGAAGCCAATTTCGAGGACAATAACGACGGTGAAAGCCACAATAGATCATGGAATTGCGGTGTGGAAGGACCCACAGACGACGAGGAAATAAATGCGTTGCGCTCTAGGCAAAAGCGAAATCTGTTAGCAACGTTGTTTCTTTCGCAGGGTGTGCCGATGATTGTTGCGGGCGACGAGTATGGCCGTACGCAACAAGGAAACAACAACGCCTATTGTCAAGATAATGAAATATCATGGCTAGATTGGGCTTCAAAAGATGAGAGCTTGCTGCAATTTACCAAACAACTGATTGCATTTCGTAAAGAACATCCGACATTTTGCCGACGCAAATGGTTTCAAGGTATGCCGATCAAAGGTGTTGGCCTGGAAGACATCGCCTGGTTCTTACCTGAAGGCAATGAGATGGAAGACTCACACTGGCAACACGATTTTGCGCGCTCGCTGGCGGTATTTTTAAACGGCCAGGGGATTCGTTCACTCAGTGATGATGGTACAAAAATCATCGATAACAGCTTTTACATCATGTTCAACGCATACTGGGAACCCATTACTTACAAGTTGCCGCACAAAAAGTACAGCAAACAGTGGGTCAAAATGTTGGATACTAATCTAGACGTTATCGAGGCACATGAAACGTATGATCCAGAAACCGAAGTATTGGTGCAGCCGCGCTCTATCGTGTTATTAATGTCTACCGAGAAACCTTCCAACTAG
- a CDS encoding DUF421 domain-containing protein — MTAIEKLLVGGAELDFLSEIVWRTIIMFILILAILRLSGRRGVRQLTLFEVAIIISLGSAAGDPMFQEEVPVVYSIVVFTCVMAVYKLVTWAASRLQFVAKVLEGEAMTIVKDGVFDVKSENRHDFSKMEFFAELRNLSIEHLGQVKEGILEVDGTMSVLFYADEEVRYGLPLFPSQYKKLDDLSVAGPFACMYCGCVQQEVTAADQQCCRCKRDRWTLARNTKRTS; from the coding sequence ATGACAGCGATCGAGAAGTTGCTTGTTGGCGGAGCCGAATTGGATTTCCTAAGCGAAATCGTATGGCGAACCATCATTATGTTTATCCTTATCCTGGCAATCTTGCGCTTGTCGGGCAGGCGGGGCGTGCGGCAGCTGACCTTGTTTGAAGTCGCTATTATCATTAGTTTGGGTTCTGCAGCCGGCGACCCCATGTTTCAGGAAGAGGTGCCTGTGGTCTATTCTATCGTCGTGTTTACCTGCGTTATGGCCGTGTATAAGCTTGTCACTTGGGCAGCATCCCGACTTCAATTTGTCGCTAAAGTGCTGGAAGGCGAAGCCATGACGATCGTAAAAGACGGCGTGTTTGATGTAAAGAGCGAAAATAGACATGATTTCTCAAAAATGGAGTTTTTTGCCGAACTGCGTAATCTTTCGATAGAACATCTAGGACAGGTTAAAGAGGGGATTTTGGAAGTTGACGGTACAATGAGCGTGCTATTTTACGCAGACGAGGAAGTACGGTACGGCTTACCGTTGTTTCCATCGCAATATAAGAAGCTGGATGACCTGAGCGTCGCCGGACCGTTTGCCTGCATGTACTGCGGCTGTGTACAGCAAGAGGTGACCGCGGCCGATCAGCAATGCTGCCGATGCAAAAGGGATAGATGGACGTTAGCGAGGAATACCAAGCGAACATCATAA